A window from Primulina huaijiensis isolate GDHJ02 chromosome 11, ASM1229523v2, whole genome shotgun sequence encodes these proteins:
- the LOC140987575 gene encoding universal stress protein PHOS34-like codes for MQQLSPDSDLPPLASIKVRSSPPRFPPPAAPISTDTPTANAQRKIGIAVDLSDESAFAVEWSVRHYLRPGDAVILIHVRPTSVLYGADWGSVDVSIIGAENGRSQQKLEEDFDAFTTTKASVLAHPLVEARIPFKIHIVKDHDMKERLCLEVERLRLSALIMGSMGFGAIKRGSNGTLGSVSDYCVRHCICPVIVVRHPDKKDVDHPVASPAEEDEEEPASHDASKDQ; via the coding sequence ATGCAGCAACTGTCGCCGGATTCTGACTTGCCTCCTCTCGCTTCCATCAAGGTTCGCTCCTCTCCCCCTCGTTTCCCTCCCCCGGCCGCCCCAATATCCACCGACACTCCCACAGCCAACGCCCAACGCAAGATCGGCATCGCCGTTGATCTTAGTGACGAGTCTGCCTTTGCCGTTGAATGGTCCGTCCGCCACTACCTCCGCCCTGGGGATGCTGTCATTTTGATTCACGTTCGCCCTACCTCAGTCCTATATGGCGCCGATTGGGGCTCCGTTGATGTATCCATCATTGGAGCGGAGAACGGGCGATCGCAGCAGAAGCTTGAAGAAGATTTCGACGCGTTCACAACCACGAAGGCATCCGTTCTGGCTCATCCGCTTGTGGAGGCGCGAATACCGTTCAAAATTCACATTGTGAAGGATCATGATATGAAGGAGAGGTTGTGTTTGGAGGTCGAAAGACTGAGGCTGAGTGCTTTGATTATGGGGAGCATGGGATTTGGTGCCATAAAGAGAGGTAGCAACGGAACGCTTGGGAGCGTAAGTGATTATTGCGTGAGGCATTGTATTTGTCCTGTCATTGTGGTAAGGCATCCAGATAAGAAGGATGTCGATCATCCAGTG